Proteins from a single region of Ailuropoda melanoleuca isolate Jingjing chromosome 15, ASM200744v2, whole genome shotgun sequence:
- the OTUD1 gene encoding OTU domain-containing protein 1: MAQRRNPRLKSGERPAASASSPAAARNALPAQAAAPQRSPHRGPAPPPGSPEPSPGRWGEEHPAERSLRGWERPGDRSDPPGADEARRPDPEAEAPPARSGEAAPSGAADAVIVSRSDPRDEKLALYLAEVERQDKYLRQRNKYRFHIIPDGNCLYRAVSKTVYGDQSLHRELREQTVHYIADHLDHFSPLIEGDVGEFIIAAAQDGAWAGYPELLAMGQMLNVNIHLTTGGRLESPTVSTMIHYLGPEDSLRPSIWLSWLSNGHYDAVFDHSYPNPEYDNWCKQTQVQRKRDEELAKSMAISLSKMYIEQNACS, translated from the exons ATGGCGCAGCGCCGAAACCCGCGGCTGAAGAGTGGGGAGCGCCCGGCGGCCTCCGCCTCCTCACCCGCAGCTGCCAGGAACGCTTTGCCCGCGCAAGCCGCCGCACCGCAGCGCTCTCCC CACCGAGGCCCCGCGCCGCCCCCGGGGAGCCCGGAGCCCAGCCCCGGGCGGTGGGGCGAGGAGCACCCGGCGGAGAGGAGCCTCCGGGGCTGGGAGAGGCCGGGCGACCGCAGCGACCCTCCCGGAGCGGACGAGGCACGGCGGCCCGACCCAGAGGCGGAGGCGCCTCCGGCGCGGAGCGGCGAGGCGGCTCCGAGCGGCGCGGCCGACGCGGTGATCGTCTCCAGGTCGGATCCCAGAGACGAGAAACTGGCCCTGTACCTGGCGGAGGTGGAGAGGCAGGACAAGTACCTGCGACAGAGGAATAAGTACCGATTTCACATCATTCCCGACGGCAACTGCCTCTACCGAGCGGTCAGCAAAACAGTGTACGGAGACCAGAGCCTGCACCGGGAGCTGAGGGAACAGACGGTGCATTACATCGCCGATCATCTCGACCACTTTAGCCCCCTGATTGAGGGCGACGTGGGGGAGTTCATCATCGCTGCTGCTCAAGACGGGGCGTGGGCCGGGTACCCGGAATTGCTGGCCATGGGGCAGATGTTGAATGTGAATATACATTTAACTACTGGAGGGAGGTTGGAGAGCCCCACGGTGTCTACCATGATTCACTATTTGGGCCCAGAGGATTCCCTAAGGCCTAGTATTTGGCTCAGTTGGCTCAGTAATGGACATTATGATGCGGTGTTTGATCACTCCTATCCCAACCCAGAGTATGACAATTGGTGCAAACAGACTCAAGTGCAAAGAAAACGCGATGAAGAACTTGCCAAATCCATGGCCATATCCCTGTCCAAAATGTATATTGAACAAAATGCATGCTCATGA